In the genome of Cupriavidus taiwanensis, one region contains:
- a CDS encoding GMC family oxidoreductase, with the protein MSQTVDYIVVGAGSAGCVLANRLSEDGRYSVCLLEAGPPDRYPWIHIPIGYGKTMFHKQVNWGFYTDPDPNMLNRRIYWPRGRTLGGSSAINGLIYVRGQREDYDHWAALGNPGWGWDDCLPYFRKLENNDLGAGPTRGTGGPLNATSIDRRHPLVDAFVAAGQALGLPRQTDFNGGDQEGVGYYQLTTRNGWRCSTAVAYLRPARGRANLRVETDAHTTGILFEGKRAVGVRYTQHGQPYILRARREVILCAGALQSPQLLQLSGIGPAPLLHELGVPVVHALPGVGENLQDHLQIRLIYEVAKPITTNDQLRTLAGKARMGLEWLLLRKGPLAIGINQGAMFCRALPQESATPDTQFHFSTLSADMAGGTVHPFSGCTYSVCQLRPASRGTVRIRSTDPFEPPSMQPNYLSAELDRRCTIAAVRYARRVAQTEPMRGLMRREFRPGDDVRSDDEILHFCREYGATIFHPSGTAKMGPAADPLAVVDARLRVHGIGGLRVVDCSVMPTLVSGNTNVPVVMMAERAADLIREDARREIHHADVAAPMAAAA; encoded by the coding sequence ATGTCGCAAACCGTTGACTACATCGTGGTGGGCGCGGGCTCGGCCGGGTGCGTGCTGGCCAACCGGCTCAGCGAAGACGGCCGCTATTCGGTCTGCCTGCTCGAGGCGGGCCCGCCCGACCGCTACCCGTGGATCCATATCCCGATCGGCTATGGCAAGACCATGTTCCACAAGCAGGTGAACTGGGGCTTCTATACCGACCCCGATCCCAACATGCTGAACCGCCGCATCTACTGGCCGCGCGGGCGCACGCTGGGCGGCAGCAGCGCCATCAACGGCCTGATCTACGTGCGCGGCCAGCGCGAGGACTACGACCACTGGGCCGCGCTGGGCAATCCGGGCTGGGGCTGGGACGACTGCCTGCCCTACTTCCGCAAGCTCGAGAACAACGACCTCGGCGCCGGGCCGACGCGTGGCACCGGGGGCCCGCTCAATGCCACCTCGATCGACAGGCGCCATCCGCTGGTCGATGCCTTCGTCGCCGCCGGGCAGGCGCTGGGCCTGCCGCGCCAGACCGACTTCAACGGCGGCGACCAGGAAGGCGTGGGCTATTACCAGCTCACCACGCGCAACGGCTGGCGCTGCTCCACCGCGGTGGCCTACCTGCGCCCGGCGCGCGGGCGCGCCAACCTGCGCGTCGAGACCGATGCGCACACCACCGGCATCCTGTTCGAAGGCAAGCGCGCCGTGGGCGTGCGCTACACCCAGCATGGCCAGCCCTATATCCTGCGGGCGCGGCGCGAGGTGATCCTGTGCGCCGGGGCGCTGCAGTCGCCGCAGCTGCTGCAGCTGTCCGGCATCGGCCCGGCGCCGCTGCTGCACGAGCTGGGCGTGCCGGTGGTGCACGCGCTGCCGGGCGTCGGCGAAAACCTGCAGGACCACCTGCAGATCCGGCTGATCTACGAGGTGGCCAAACCCATCACCACCAACGACCAGCTGCGCACGCTGGCCGGCAAGGCGCGCATGGGCCTGGAATGGCTGCTGCTGCGCAAGGGCCCGCTGGCGATCGGCATCAACCAGGGCGCGATGTTCTGCCGCGCCCTGCCGCAGGAAAGCGCCACGCCGGACACGCAGTTCCATTTCTCGACACTGTCGGCCGACATGGCCGGCGGCACGGTGCATCCGTTCTCGGGCTGCACCTATTCCGTGTGCCAGCTGCGCCCGGCGTCGCGCGGCACCGTGCGGATCCGTTCGACCGACCCGTTCGAGCCGCCGTCGATGCAGCCCAACTACCTGTCGGCCGAACTGGACCGGCGCTGCACCATCGCCGCGGTGCGCTATGCGCGGCGCGTGGCGCAGACCGAACCGATGCGGGGCTTGATGCGGCGCGAGTTCCGGCCAGGCGACGATGTGCGCAGCGACGACGAGATCCTGCACTTCTGCCGCGAGTACGGCGCCACCATCTTCCATCCGTCGGGCACGGCCAAGATGGGCCCGGCCGCCGATCCGCTGGCGGTGGTCGATGCGCGCCTGCGCGTGCACGGCATCGGCGGGCTGCGCGTGGTGGACTGCTCGGTGATGCCCACGCTGGTCTCGGGCAACACCAACGTGCCGGTGGTGATGATGGCCGAGCGCGCGGCAGACCTGATCCGCGAAGACGCGCGGCGCGAGATCCACCACGCCGACGTCGCGGCGCCGATGGCCGCCGCGGCCTGA
- a CDS encoding LysR family transcriptional regulator, producing MNQVMRRLYGIGLDTKSELNSLFIEQMVNPQRSQSALHSPAMPAETFIHTLLGRLKLRHLRIMLALSEMQTAAAVAVRFHVSPAAVSKTLAEIEDIVGMPLFERGRRGLRLTDPGREMASHAAVLLAQLERLAESLEAVRAGSQGALRIAFRTMSVQPFLARAMSDFYRDHPRVEISVIEGGIGELADQLVDGSLDLLFAYDDPRLSLPALRAAPVVPAQKVVIVASHDHPLLARRKLTARELSGQQWCIPVSGSRMLHLLHSAFQALDAPAPTLGIRTSDVAATASLLQAGHFLAVFPERIAAQLALAKVGRVLRFELGSRVEPVVAVWNDELTPRTPARLFRELVMHRAGESFMAQPVPLLAARAVAAAGVSKR from the coding sequence ATGAATCAGGTGATGCGCCGACTATATGGGATTGGTCTCGATACCAAAAGCGAATTAAACTCGCTGTTTATTGAGCAAATGGTTAATCCACAAAGAAGCCAGTCAGCCCTGCACTCGCCTGCCATGCCTGCCGAAACCTTCATCCATACCCTGCTTGGCCGCCTCAAGCTGCGGCATCTGCGCATCATGCTGGCGCTGAGCGAGATGCAGACCGCCGCCGCCGTTGCCGTGCGCTTCCATGTCAGCCCAGCGGCAGTGTCCAAGACACTGGCCGAGATCGAAGACATCGTGGGCATGCCGCTGTTCGAGCGCGGCCGCCGCGGCCTGCGGCTGACCGATCCCGGCCGGGAAATGGCGTCGCATGCTGCGGTCTTGCTGGCGCAGCTGGAACGGCTCGCCGAATCGCTGGAGGCGGTACGCGCCGGCAGCCAGGGGGCGTTGCGCATTGCGTTTCGGACGATGTCGGTGCAGCCCTTCCTGGCACGGGCGATGAGCGACTTCTACCGGGATCATCCGCGCGTGGAGATCAGCGTGATCGAAGGCGGCATCGGCGAACTGGCGGATCAGCTTGTGGATGGCTCGCTGGATCTGCTGTTCGCCTATGACGATCCGCGCCTGTCGCTACCGGCGCTGCGCGCGGCGCCGGTGGTCCCGGCACAGAAGGTGGTGATCGTCGCCAGCCACGACCATCCGCTGCTCGCCCGCCGCAAGCTGACGGCGCGTGAATTGTCCGGGCAGCAATGGTGTATTCCGGTGTCCGGCTCGCGCATGCTTCACCTGCTGCACTCGGCGTTCCAGGCGCTGGACGCGCCAGCACCCACGCTTGGTATCCGCACCAGCGATGTCGCCGCCACCGCCAGCCTGTTGCAGGCCGGTCATTTCCTCGCGGTGTTTCCCGAGCGCATCGCCGCGCAGCTCGCCCTGGCCAAGGTGGGAAGAGTGCTGCGCTTCGAACTCGGCAGCCGCGTGGAGCCGGTGGTCGCGGTGTGGAACGACGAACTCACGCCGCGCACGCCGGCTCGCCTGTTTCGCGAGCTTGTCATGCACCGGGCCGGCGAATCCTTCATGGCCCAGCCGGTACCGTTGCTGGCCGCGCGCGCGGTTGCTGCCGCTGGCGTTAGCAAGCGCTGA
- a CDS encoding uracil-DNA glycosylase family protein, with translation MDLKRNIQLHQPAALEALLAEVRACRACAHHLPLGPRPVVRAGASARILIVGQAPGTRVHETGIPWNDASGERLRQWLGVDDATFCDASQFAIIPMGLCYPGRGKGGDNPPRPECAPLWMDRLLAQLPSIALTLLVGQYAQRHFLGARRKPTLTETVRAWQDYAPAFIPLPHPSPRNQPWFKQHPWFEAEVLPMLRERVRLLLRPGDMPPG, from the coding sequence ATGGACCTGAAGCGCAACATCCAGCTTCACCAACCCGCCGCGCTCGAGGCCCTGCTGGCCGAGGTCCGTGCCTGCCGCGCCTGCGCGCACCACTTGCCGCTCGGCCCGCGCCCGGTGGTGCGCGCCGGCGCCAGCGCGCGCATCCTGATCGTCGGCCAGGCGCCGGGAACGCGCGTGCACGAGACCGGCATTCCATGGAACGACGCCAGCGGCGAGCGGTTGCGGCAGTGGCTCGGGGTCGACGACGCCACCTTCTGCGACGCCTCGCAATTCGCCATCATCCCGATGGGCTTGTGCTATCCGGGCCGTGGCAAGGGCGGCGACAACCCGCCGCGCCCCGAATGCGCGCCCTTGTGGATGGACCGCCTGCTGGCACAATTGCCGTCTATCGCCCTGACCCTGCTGGTCGGCCAGTACGCGCAACGGCATTTCCTCGGGGCGCGCCGCAAGCCCACGCTGACCGAAACCGTCCGGGCATGGCAGGACTACGCGCCCGCCTTCATACCGCTGCCGCACCCGTCGCCGCGCAACCAGCCGTGGTTCAAGCAGCATCCGTGGTTTGAGGCGGAGGTGCTGCCGATGCTGCGGGAGCGGGTCAGGCTGCTGCTGCGGCCTGGCGATATGCCGCCAGGCTAG
- a CDS encoding Bug family tripartite tricarboxylate transporter substrate binding protein encodes MEAVCRLRSTMRCMLAGAALLTATCASAATAWPDRPLRLVVPFPAGGSYDIIGRTLARKLEQRLGQPVVVENIAGGATVPGVSSVLKEKADGNTLLLASDGTLSINPYTIKGLRYRPDTDLTPVTIVSTVPHWIITRADRKQMTLSELKAHIQRNPGKVSISINVVAGAAHLGLADWKRRNGLDFTIVPYRGSPPAMADLIGGQTYAHVDVIGSSVNYVQDGKAKPLAVLQVEPVAQFPALETQRPGGADALQVRGNLALMVKAGTPAPVIDRLYQEVKASVHEADFAARLKTLAYEPVLSTPEQARRFLQTESIRYGAIARAVDLESN; translated from the coding sequence ATGGAAGCAGTATGCCGATTGCGCTCGACCATGCGCTGCATGCTTGCCGGCGCAGCCTTGCTGACGGCCACTTGCGCAAGTGCCGCGACCGCGTGGCCTGACCGGCCGCTGCGCCTGGTCGTGCCGTTCCCGGCCGGCGGTTCCTACGACATCATCGGCCGGACGCTCGCGCGCAAGCTGGAGCAGCGGCTGGGGCAGCCGGTGGTGGTGGAGAACATCGCCGGCGGTGCGACCGTGCCGGGCGTGTCCTCAGTGCTCAAGGAAAAGGCCGACGGCAACACGCTGCTGCTGGCTAGCGACGGCACGCTCAGTATCAATCCGTACACGATCAAGGGCCTGCGCTATCGGCCCGATACCGACCTGACGCCGGTGACCATCGTCAGCACCGTGCCGCACTGGATCATCACGCGCGCCGACCGCAAGCAGATGACGCTGAGTGAACTGAAAGCGCATATCCAGCGCAATCCCGGCAAGGTGTCGATCAGCATCAACGTTGTGGCAGGGGCCGCTCACCTCGGCCTGGCCGACTGGAAGCGCCGCAATGGCCTGGACTTCACTATCGTTCCGTACCGCGGCTCGCCGCCGGCCATGGCGGATCTGATTGGCGGCCAGACCTATGCCCATGTCGATGTGATCGGCTCTTCGGTCAACTACGTCCAGGATGGCAAGGCCAAGCCGCTGGCCGTGTTGCAGGTGGAACCGGTTGCGCAGTTTCCTGCCCTCGAAACGCAGAGGCCGGGTGGTGCCGACGCACTGCAGGTGCGCGGCAACCTGGCGCTGATGGTCAAGGCGGGTACGCCGGCCCCGGTCATCGACCGGCTCTACCAGGAAGTGAAGGCGAGCGTGCATGAAGCGGACTTCGCCGCACGCCTGAAGACGCTTGCCTACGAGCCGGTCCTGTCCACCCCCGAGCAGGCCCGCCGCTTCCTGCAGACCGAATCGATCCGCTATGGCGCCATTGCGCGCGCGGTCGATCTCGAATCCAACTGA
- a CDS encoding tripartite tricarboxylate transporter substrate-binding protein: MLFLNSLQRLAPALALALALGISAAPAMARAASGEAPMRIVVGFAAGGALDIFARTLAEKLRVSLDTPVLVENRPGASARLALENVKRAPPDGKTVLISPAPPFTIFPLTYKRLAYDPDKDLVPVAYLADVPLVASASINQPYRTMPEYLAWVKRNPDKGGVGLVTLGGSIHFGVLSLGKAIGVPLLPTAYRGAVMMLTDEIGGTLPLGIDAVGGQMELYRAGKIRFLGVTGTRRSALLPDVPTLAEAGAPGFETASGWYSAFVPAGTPPAAVAKIEKALLDAVKDPAVRDKMAALGMEMNGKPGDALRKLIQAQRAQWQPVVVASGFTASE; encoded by the coding sequence ATGCTGTTTCTGAATTCCCTGCAACGGCTGGCCCCCGCGCTGGCATTGGCCCTGGCCCTGGGCATCAGTGCCGCTCCCGCCATGGCCCGCGCCGCCAGCGGCGAAGCGCCCATGCGCATCGTCGTCGGCTTTGCGGCCGGTGGCGCGCTCGACATTTTCGCGCGAACGCTTGCTGAAAAATTGCGTGTTTCGCTCGACACGCCTGTGCTGGTCGAGAACCGCCCCGGCGCATCGGCGCGGCTGGCACTGGAGAACGTCAAACGCGCGCCACCGGATGGCAAGACGGTGCTGATCTCCCCCGCGCCGCCATTCACCATCTTTCCGCTGACCTACAAGCGGCTGGCCTATGACCCCGACAAGGACCTGGTTCCCGTCGCCTACCTGGCCGACGTGCCGCTGGTGGCATCCGCCAGCATCAACCAGCCCTATCGGACCATGCCGGAATACCTGGCATGGGTGAAGCGCAACCCGGACAAGGGCGGCGTGGGGCTGGTCACGCTCGGCGGCAGCATTCACTTCGGGGTGCTGTCGCTCGGCAAGGCGATTGGCGTGCCCTTGCTGCCCACCGCCTATCGCGGCGCCGTGATGATGCTGACCGATGAGATCGGCGGCACGCTGCCGCTGGGTATCGATGCGGTGGGCGGGCAGATGGAGCTCTACCGGGCGGGCAAGATCCGTTTCCTGGGTGTCACCGGCACTCGCCGGTCGGCGCTGCTGCCCGATGTGCCAACGCTGGCGGAGGCGGGCGCGCCGGGGTTCGAGACGGCATCCGGCTGGTACTCGGCCTTTGTGCCGGCGGGGACGCCGCCGGCTGCGGTGGCGAAGATCGAAAAGGCGCTGCTCGACGCCGTCAAGGACCCCGCGGTGCGCGACAAGATGGCGGCGCTGGGCATGGAAATGAACGGCAAGCCGGGAGATGCCTTGCGCAAGCTGATCCAGGCGCAGCGCGCGCAGTGGCAGCCGGTGGTGGTGGCCTCGGGCTTTACGGCCAGCGAATGA
- a CDS encoding IclR family transcriptional regulator: protein MKQNMTMPFQNRTAAEDAAPEEDARSLRVLAVLSSLARAQQPQTLSQLSQRLHVPKATLMRLLAAMERSGFVVRMPAERGYVPGPAAAALSLQTLRSPPLLRECRGILARLVARLGETCNLTALDGDRVLYVERVETHEPLRLQLSPGIHVPLHCTASGKLFLSAMNRLERQQTLRRLDLAAHTPRTLSDLPVLNTELDRLAARGIGVDHEEFVRGMCAVAVPVREPDSAGPGRVVAAIACHAPTARASLEALLQAVPTLQGAAKEMAAVLCSH, encoded by the coding sequence GTGAAACAGAACATGACAATGCCGTTTCAGAATCGCACTGCAGCAGAGGACGCGGCGCCGGAGGAGGACGCCCGCAGCCTGCGCGTGCTGGCGGTGCTGTCCAGCCTGGCGCGGGCGCAGCAGCCGCAGACGCTGTCGCAGCTGTCGCAGCGGCTGCATGTGCCGAAGGCGACGCTGATGCGCCTGCTGGCGGCGATGGAGCGCAGCGGCTTCGTGGTGCGGATGCCGGCCGAGCGCGGCTATGTGCCTGGTCCGGCCGCGGCGGCGTTGTCGCTGCAGACGCTGCGCAGCCCGCCGCTGCTGCGGGAATGCCGCGGCATCCTGGCCCGGCTGGTGGCGCGGCTGGGAGAGACCTGCAACCTGACCGCGCTCGACGGCGACCGCGTGCTTTACGTCGAGCGCGTGGAAACACACGAGCCGCTGCGCCTGCAGTTGTCGCCTGGCATCCATGTGCCGCTGCATTGCACCGCCAGCGGCAAGCTGTTCCTGTCAGCGATGAACCGGCTGGAACGCCAGCAGACACTGCGGCGCCTGGACCTCGCCGCGCACACGCCGCGCACGCTGTCCGACCTGCCCGTACTCAACACCGAACTCGACCGGCTGGCCGCGCGCGGCATCGGCGTCGATCACGAGGAATTCGTGCGCGGCATGTGCGCCGTGGCGGTGCCGGTGCGCGAACCGGACAGCGCCGGGCCCGGCCGGGTGGTCGCGGCGATTGCCTGTCATGCGCCGACCGCGCGGGCCTCGCTCGAAGCGTTGCTGCAGGCGGTGCCGACGCTGCAGGGTGCGGCGAAGGAGATGGCGGCGGTGTTGTGCTCGCACTGA
- a CDS encoding M81 family metallopeptidase, translating to MRFVIALMRHETNTFSPIPTPLSAFNRGSTDGPLYGDDAVRACQGTNSAAAAFIDIARRQGDEFVMPLMANAVPSGMVTAEAFESMAATIVEAVRAGCDAVMLDLHGAMVAEGYPDAEGELLARIRAVAPETPIAVALDFHANFSAALVDNATVITGYCTYPHVDVYETGVRAARTLMAALQGEARPVLLWRTLPMLTHMLRQTPRAQPMKDIMERAITAERDGEVLNASVFGGFPLADIPHTGLAVVIVAETTRIEAGRRLLDELCGMAWERRADFVFPIEPMAASIARAKTLAQGPVVLVDHGDNCGAGGPTDEMTVLGEVLRQGLEGVVAGPFWDPGAVVELIAAGVGQSVTLDVGGKTDMPALDLKGRPLRLTGRVQCITDGNYQVTGPMFTGMKLSLGRTVVLDVAGTLVVICEKPQEPFDTGVFTHAGIDLSRRKYILIKSRQHFRAGFEPIASEIVLVAGPGVCSSDYSQFPFRNLRRPIYPLEAHTELDAA from the coding sequence ATGCGCTTTGTCATTGCCCTGATGCGGCATGAAACCAATACCTTTTCGCCGATCCCCACGCCACTGAGCGCGTTCAACCGCGGCAGCACCGACGGCCCGCTTTACGGTGACGACGCGGTGCGGGCCTGCCAGGGCACCAACAGCGCCGCGGCCGCATTCATCGATATCGCCCGGCGCCAGGGCGACGAGTTCGTGATGCCGTTGATGGCTAACGCAGTGCCCAGCGGCATGGTCACTGCCGAAGCCTTTGAGTCGATGGCGGCCACCATCGTGGAGGCGGTACGCGCCGGCTGCGATGCGGTGATGCTGGACTTGCACGGCGCCATGGTGGCCGAGGGTTATCCGGATGCGGAAGGCGAGTTGCTGGCCCGCATCCGTGCCGTCGCACCGGAGACGCCGATCGCGGTTGCGCTCGATTTCCACGCCAACTTCAGCGCTGCACTGGTCGACAATGCGACCGTGATCACCGGCTATTGCACCTATCCCCACGTGGATGTGTACGAGACCGGCGTGCGCGCCGCCCGTACCCTGATGGCGGCGCTGCAAGGGGAAGCCCGCCCGGTGTTGCTGTGGCGCACGCTGCCGATGCTGACTCACATGCTGCGCCAGACCCCGCGCGCGCAACCCATGAAGGACATCATGGAGCGTGCGATCACGGCCGAGCGCGATGGCGAGGTGCTCAACGCGTCGGTGTTCGGTGGCTTTCCGCTTGCCGATATCCCGCATACGGGCCTGGCAGTGGTGATCGTGGCTGAGACCACCAGAATCGAAGCGGGCCGGCGCTTGCTCGATGAGCTCTGCGGCATGGCGTGGGAACGCCGGGCTGATTTCGTCTTCCCGATCGAGCCGATGGCAGCATCCATCGCGCGCGCCAAGACGCTCGCGCAAGGTCCGGTCGTGCTGGTGGATCATGGCGACAACTGTGGTGCAGGCGGGCCAACGGACGAAATGACGGTGTTGGGCGAAGTCCTGCGCCAGGGGCTCGAAGGCGTGGTCGCCGGGCCGTTCTGGGATCCGGGCGCCGTGGTGGAATTGATTGCCGCCGGCGTAGGGCAGTCCGTCACGCTCGATGTGGGCGGCAAGACCGACATGCCGGCGCTGGACCTGAAGGGCCGCCCGCTGCGGCTGACCGGCCGGGTGCAGTGCATTACCGACGGCAACTATCAGGTCACCGGCCCGATGTTCACGGGCATGAAGCTGAGCCTGGGCCGCACCGTGGTGCTGGATGTCGCGGGCACGTTGGTGGTGATCTGCGAAAAGCCGCAGGAGCCGTTCGATACCGGCGTGTTCACGCACGCGGGCATCGACCTGTCGCGCCGCAAGTACATCCTGATCAAGTCGCGCCAGCATTTCCGCGCCGGGTTCGAGCCGATCGCCAGCGAGATCGTGCTGGTGGCCGGCCCCGGCGTCTGCAGCTCCGACTATAGCCAGTTTCCGTTCCGCAACCTGCGCCGCCCCATCTATCCGCTGGAAGCGCACACTGAGCTGGATGCTGCCTGA